The DNA window CCCATACAACGGCCTCATTTCGTAACCATTTTCAGCTGCATTCCGCACTTTCGGTGCATTTGGCCAGCTCGAGAGCCGCTTGACGGCGAAAAAGGACGACTCTACGGCATTTATTTACCGCCCCACGACGACGGCCTGAAAATCCTTGACCTAAATTAAtcggttacatatttttttttttgtggcccgTGCTGGCTCAACtttcgcagcagcagcatccctGCCTGCTGCACGCAATTTTTgatccacacccacacccgcCTAGATTCCGATTCCGAGGTCCTGGGGCATTTGCCGATTAGGAGCTCACTCCCGAAAACCCAAATCTCGAGTATATAGGCACACGTCCCCAGACATGTGAATATATACACCGCATCGGCCACGCCTTTCGGTTATATAACGCCGATGCGTGGAGCTCCGCCTGCGGAAGGACCATGCCCACTTAGTTCTTAGTTCTCGACCACGTTCTAGTGTTACCTAATTTTAAGTGAACAAAGTGCAATCTAGAGCAAGGGTTTGAAGCCAAACAACCAACGTTAACATGCAAAGTAACAGTGCAAAAGATGATTCGgatgaaatggaaataataCCATCCGAACACAATGGTACAGTTctcgaaaccaaaaatgaaGGTATGCGTTGGATCGCAGGCTCGTCTCGtctattattttgtatatactAGTATATTAATAGTGCTACTTAGTAGCTTGATTACATAACGTGAGAGGTTCTAACTCCAGTCAATCTCCACTGCTCCTCTTTCCACAGACTCAGGGGATATCCACAGGGCGGAGGAGAACCAGAAGTCCAGCATCGACCCAAATCTATATCTGTACGACGATGACTTGGAGACCAGGCCCCATATATCAACGTTCATTTCATCAATTGCCAATTATGAGAACACGATACCAGCGGCCACCGATCCCGATGCAAAGCCGGCAGCTCCATCGGCTCGAATGGGTATGTTCGCCGCGCATTAATTAACTTACTTGTGCCATGTTCCCCCATATTGAAAGGCGTACAAATAAAAGGCCGCACAATGGAATCGCAATGTTCGCAGCACAACAAAGCTGTGGACCAATGATTGCTGTAATCCCCTCAAAGTGTTTCAGCCTTCACTGTGCGGCGGAATATTATAGAGCTGTCCCAGAGTATGCAACAGTGTAGTCTGCCTGTCGAGGTGCTGAGTGCATACTTTCGGGCACCTCCTTTAATGGTTTTATGGACCCGGTGACTTATGGCGCACTTCCCCCAAGCATTCCCCATTTATATCTAACGCTCTAACGTGTGAATGTCTCATAAGGTACCCTAATTGGAGTGTTCTTGCCATGCATTCAAAACATCTTTGGTGTCATATTGTTCATTCGGTTAACATGGGTTGTTGGAACGGCTGGCGCCGTGTGTGGATTCTTGATTGTTCTGACCTGCTGCTGTGTGGTAAGCGCATCCTGCAGCTGAGCCCTCCCACTCGACCTCATCCGATTCCTCTTTGCAGACAATGCTAACCGCGATCTCGATGTCGGCCATTGCAACGAACGGGGTGGTTCCGGCGGGCGGGAGTTACTTCATGATATCACGGTAATTACTGCAATGTCATTAGTAGTGAGTAGTAAGTAGTAGCAGCTCTAATGGTGCCATCGTTAACAGATCCCTGGGCCCTGAATTCGGTGGAGCGGTGGGAATGTTGTTCTATACGGGCACCACACTAGCAGCGGCGATGTACATCGTTGGTGCCGTGGAAATCGTATTGGTAAGTTAAGAGCccccacttccactcccactaCCAGTCGCAGTTCCACTCAAAAGTGCCATTACTTAAGCACTCATTAATTATTCATTGCAGACATACATGGCGCCGTGGGCATCGATATTTGGGGACTTCACCAAGGATGCTGACGCGATGTACAACAATTTCAGAGTCTACGGCACTTTGCTGCTCATCTTTATGGGTGAGTTAAGCCTGCTCCCCACTACTAAGGAGCAAACATTAATGTCTCGCCACCAAATCAAGGTCTCATTGTGTTCCTGGGGGTGAAGTTCGTCAATAAGTTCGCGACGGTAGCCCTGGCCTGCGTCATCCTTTCGATAATAGCGGTCTATGTGGGAATATTTGACAATATCCATGGCAACGAAAAGCTATAGTAAGTATGCGCCGAGTATGCTCCTTAAGCAGCCACTTAATATCCCTCACCTGTTTGCAGCATGTGTGTTCTGGGAAAACGACTCTTGAAGGACATCCCGCTCGAGAATTGCACAAAGGAAGACTCCTTCTTACGCGACATATACTGCCCAGATGGGAAATGCGAGGAATACTACCTGGGTAAGTTGCTTCCATACATGAAGAGTTAGTTCTCGCATTGAAACTAAAATCCCTCATCCTGCTTCCACAGCCAACAACGTGACCAAAGTCAAGGGCATCAAGGGGTTGGCCAGCGGAGTGTTCTACGACAACATCTTCCCTTCGTTCTTGGAGAAGGGCCAGTTCATATCCTACGGCAAGAATGCAATCGACATTGAGAACACCAGTGGAGAGTCATACAACCAAATCATGGCCGACATTACCACGTCGTTTACCCTTCTTATCGGCATCTTCTTCCCATCGGTCACAGGTTAATACAATCTTGCAGATATAACTGTTCAGATATTCAACCCAATCTATACTAGGCATCATGGCTGGCTCCAATCGGTCGGGCGATTTGGCTGATGCCCAGAAGAGCATACCCATCGGAACGATATGTGCCATTCTAACAACCAGCACTGTCTACTTGTCCAGCGTTATGTTCTTTGCCGGCACAGTGGACAATCTCCTGCTGAGGGACAAGTGAGTAGCATAGTTCTTCTGACTCTTTCACGTCTTATTTCCCTGCTATTCCAGATTCGGTCAGTCTATTGGTGGCAAACTGGTAGTAGCCAACATTGCCTGGCCAAATCAGTGGGTCATTCTGATTGGCTCCTTCCTCTCCACCTTGGGCGCTGGTCTGCAGAGTTTAACTGGAGCACCTCGCCTGCTGCAGGCGATTGCCAGGGATGAGATCATCCCCTTCCTGGCTCCGTTTGCCAAGTCCTCGAAGCGTGGCGAACCCACCCGTGCACTGCTCCTGACCATCGTCATTTGCCAGTGCGGCATCCTGTTGGGTAAGCATCGGATCGTACCgtttatatatacattgtgATAATATTATCTATGCTTAAACAGGCAACGTGGACTTGCTGGCTCCTCTGCTCTCCATGTTCTTCCTCATGTGCTACGGCTTTGTCAACCTGGCCTGCGCCGTGCAAACCCTGCTGAGGACTCCCAACTGGAGACCACGCTTCAAGTTCTACCACTGGAGCTTGTCGCTGATCGGCCTGACCCTGTGCATATCAGTCATGATCATGACTTCCTGGTATTTCGCACTGATTGCTATGGGAATGGCCATCATCATCTACAAATACATCGAGTACCGAGGGTGAGTTAATCACAAAAATACACCCAGAGCATCTAGTAACCCCGCTGATTGCAGTGCTGAGAAGGAGTGGGGTGATGGCATTCGTGGAATGGCCCTTACCGCCGCCAGGTACTCGCTCCTCCGCCTGGAGGAAGGCCCACCGCATACGAAAAATTGGCGTCCCCAAATTTTGGTGCTTTCGAAGCTCAACGACAACCTCTTGCCAAAGTACAGGAAGATATTCTCCTTTGCCACACAGCTGAAAGCTGGCAAGGGATTGACGATTTGTGTGTCTGTGATAAAGGGCGACCACACCAAGATCACCAACAAAGCCGTGGATGCGAAGGCCACGCTGCGCAAGTACATGACCGACGAGAAGGTGAAGGGCTTCTGCGATGTCCTGGTTTCCCAGCAGATTGGTGAAGGCCTCAGCTCAGTGTAAGTTGGCTTAGCAATTGAGGGATGACTGAGGCGACTAATGACTGAATTCTGCACACAGCATCCAAACCATCGGACTGGGGGGCATGAAGCCCAACACAGTCATCATCGGATGGCCGTACAGCTGGCGTCAGGAGGGCAGGAACAGCTGGAAGACCTTCATCCAAACGGTCCGCACTGTTGCCGCCTGCCACATGGCCCTCATGGTGCCCAAGGGCATCAACTTCTACCCAGAATCAAACCACAAAGTAGTATTTACCGCTCCGAATCCCAAGTTTTCAATGTGTAACATGTCCTTCTCTTCAGATCGGTGGCAACATTGATATCTGGTGGATTGTCCACGACGGTGGTCTGCTCATGTTGCTGCCCTTCCTGCTGAAGCAACACCGCACCTGGCGCAATTGCAAGCTAAGGATCTTCACAGTTGCTCAAATCGAGGACAACTCGATTCAAATGAAGAAGGATCTGAAGACATTCCTCTACCATCTTCGAATCGAGGCCGATGTTGAAGTTGTTGAGATGGTATGATATGGCAGCAaggatatatttcaaacacATTAATGATTTTATCGTTGCTCACTGCAGAACAACAGCGATATTTCCGCTTATACCTACGAGCGGACCCTGATGATGGAACAGCGTAATCAGATGCTGAGAGCATTAGGtttaaataagaaagaaaactCCAAAGTGGTAAGTGGTCCACATCTGGGGCGACTGTCAGCCACGTCATCTGTACTTCTGCGAACTGAAGAACATCAATCATTCAACTCattcttgttttgtttatacGGCCATAATGCACATTAGACTTTCATTTACTTTAATCTTTATTAGCATAGTTATTGTATGCGTTCGATTTGAAGGTTGCGTATTTTGATTTCAGTAATTGTTAAGAGGAAACCATTTTGCCCTTTGTTTCTCATGAACTCCAATTTCCATACCATATTACTATCTGAGATCCAAATTAAAactttacactttatatatttgaaaatcaaaaggTTCAGACTATAATGGACTTTAAGGAAACACCCAGTGATAATAAAATGTCTTTGGTAAAGAGTATAAACAGATTGCCTATCTATCGATATATCAAGATACAAACTATTCATTGCCCGAACTTTGTATGAAAGTATGAAACCTGATTGTGTGTATCTCATCAGTGCATTTCTCGGCAGGAGCACCTGCTCCTTTCATCTCCATACCTACCATAATCCTTATATGTTGTGTCAATGTGATGTTGCTAATGCTCACCCTTCTATCTACTATAACTCTgtcaaattgcaaattattcTCAACACCGCGTCTTTTTCTACAATAATCTATGATtagaataaaatgttttccttttttagAAAGATTAGTTTTAGACCGCGTACttaataattcttatattGTATTACGACAGTTTTAAACAAAGTtttcttaaataatatataaccTATCGAATGCGATAAAGAAAAGTCGGTAaactttaaattcaaaatccTTATTTTAAGTCAATGCA is part of the Drosophila yakuba strain Tai18E2 chromosome 2R, Prin_Dyak_Tai18E2_2.1, whole genome shotgun sequence genome and encodes:
- the LOC6531927 gene encoding solute carrier family 12 member 4 isoform X7, coding for MPDRFQVTKADEDTALDYNQDESASGKLLGDIHDETLGENYGSYDDSGDIHRAEENQKSSIDPNLYLYDDDLETRPHISTFISSIANYENTIPAATDPDAKPAAPSARMGTLIGVFLPCIQNIFGVILFIRLTWVVGTAGAVCGFLIVLTCCCVTMLTAISMSAIATNGVVPAGGSYFMISRSLGPEFGGAVGMLFYTGTTLAAAMYIVGAVEIVLTYMAPWASIFGDFTKDADAMYNNFRVYGTLLLIFMGLIVFLGVKFVNKFATVALACVILSIIAVYVGIFDNIHGNEKLYMCVLGKRLLKDIPLENCTKEDSFLRDIYCPDGKCEEYYLANNVTKVKGIKGLASGVFYDNIFPSFLEKGQFISYGKNAIDIENTSGESYNQIMADITTSFTLLIGIFFPSVTGIMAGSNRSGDLADAQKSIPIGTICAILTTSTVYLSSVMFFAGTVDNLLLRDKFGQSIGGKLVVANIAWPNQWVILIGSFLSTLGAGLQSLTGAPRLLQAIARDEIIPFLAPFAKSSKRGEPTRALLLTIVICQCGILLGNVDLLAPLLSMFFLMCYGFVNLACAVQTLLRTPNWRPRFKFYHWSLSLIGLTLCISVMIMTSWYFALIAMGMAIIIYKYIEYRGAEKEWGDGIRGMALTAARYSLLRLEEGPPHTKNWRPQILVLSKLNDNLLPKYRKIFSFATQLKAGKGLTICVSVIKGDHTKITNKAVDAKATLRKYMTDEKVKGFCDVLVSQQIGEGLSSVIQTIGLGGMKPNTVIIGWPYSWRQEGRNSWKTFIQTVRTVAACHMALMVPKGINFYPESNHKIGGNIDIWWIVHDGGLLMLLPFLLKQHRTWRNCKLRIFTVAQIEDNSIQMKKDLKTFLYHLRIEADVEVVEMNNSDISAYTYERTLMMEQRNQMLRALGLNKKENSKVDSQNDEKRNSIDLDGPENADTPETTSNKDESTEKADGDFKSSVKPDEFNVRRMHTAIKLNEVIVEKSQDAQLVIMNLPGPPREVRAERESNYMEFLEVLTEGLEKVLMVRGGGREVITIYS
- the LOC6531927 gene encoding solute carrier family 12 member 4 isoform X5, whose amino-acid sequence is MPDRFQVTKADEDTALDYNQDESASGKLLGDIHDETLDSGDIHRAEENQKSSIDPNLYLYDDDLETRPHISTFISSIANYENTIPAATDPDAKPAAPSARMGTLIGVFLPCIQNIFGVILFIRLTWVVGTAGAVCGFLIVLTCCCVTMLTAISMSAIATNGVVPAGGSYFMISRSLGPEFGGAVGMLFYTGTTLAAAMYIVGAVEIVLTYMAPWASIFGDFTKDADAMYNNFRVYGTLLLIFMGLIVFLGVKFVNKFATVALACVILSIIAVYVGIFDNIHGNEKLYMCVLGKRLLKDIPLENCTKEDSFLRDIYCPDGKCEEYYLANNVTKVKGIKGLASGVFYDNIFPSFLEKGQFISYGKNAIDIENTSGESYNQIMADITTSFTLLIGIFFPSVTGIMAGSNRSGDLADAQKSIPIGTICAILTTSTVYLSSVMFFAGTVDNLLLRDKFGQSIGGKLVVANIAWPNQWVILIGSFLSTLGAGLQSLTGAPRLLQAIARDEIIPFLAPFAKSSKRGEPTRALLLTIVICQCGILLGNVDLLAPLLSMFFLMCYGFVNLACAVQTLLRTPNWRPRFKFYHWSLSLIGLTLCISVMIMTSWYFALIAMGMAIIIYKYIEYRGAEKEWGDGIRGMALTAARYSLLRLEEGPPHTKNWRPQILVLSKLNDNLLPKYRKIFSFATQLKAGKGLTICVSVIKGDHTKITNKAVDAKATLRKYMTDEKVKGFCDVLVSQQIGEGLSSVIQTIGLGGMKPNTVIIGWPYSWRQEGRNSWKTFIQTVRTVAACHMALMVPKGINFYPESNHKIGGNIDIWWIVHDGGLLMLLPFLLKQHRTWRNCKLRIFTVAQIEDNSIQMKKDLKTFLYHLRIEADVEVVEMNNSDISAYTYERTLMMEQRNQMLRALGLNKKENSKVVQTIVDHHYDATKTASKVRFADPTIEETQHHDSQNDEKRNSIDLDGPENADTPETTSNKDESTEKADGDFKSSVKPDEFNVRRMHTAIKLNEVIVEKSQDAQLVIMNLPGPPREVRAERESNYMEFLEVLTEGLEKVLMVRGGGREVITIYS
- the LOC6531927 gene encoding solute carrier family 12 member 6 isoform X8 — encoded protein: MQSNSAKDDSDEMEIIPSEHNGTVLETKNEDSGDIHRAEENQKSSIDPNLYLYDDDLETRPHISTFISSIANYENTIPAATDPDAKPAAPSARMGTLIGVFLPCIQNIFGVILFIRLTWVVGTAGAVCGFLIVLTCCCVTMLTAISMSAIATNGVVPAGGSYFMISRSLGPEFGGAVGMLFYTGTTLAAAMYIVGAVEIVLTYMAPWASIFGDFTKDADAMYNNFRVYGTLLLIFMGLIVFLGVKFVNKFATVALACVILSIIAVYVGIFDNIHGNEKLYMCVLGKRLLKDIPLENCTKEDSFLRDIYCPDGKCEEYYLANNVTKVKGIKGLASGVFYDNIFPSFLEKGQFISYGKNAIDIENTSGESYNQIMADITTSFTLLIGIFFPSVTGIMAGSNRSGDLADAQKSIPIGTICAILTTSTVYLSSVMFFAGTVDNLLLRDKFGQSIGGKLVVANIAWPNQWVILIGSFLSTLGAGLQSLTGAPRLLQAIARDEIIPFLAPFAKSSKRGEPTRALLLTIVICQCGILLGNVDLLAPLLSMFFLMCYGFVNLACAVQTLLRTPNWRPRFKFYHWSLSLIGLTLCISVMIMTSWYFALIAMGMAIIIYKYIEYRGAEKEWGDGIRGMALTAARYSLLRLEEGPPHTKNWRPQILVLSKLNDNLLPKYRKIFSFATQLKAGKGLTICVSVIKGDHTKITNKAVDAKATLRKYMTDEKVKGFCDVLVSQQIGEGLSSVIQTIGLGGMKPNTVIIGWPYSWRQEGRNSWKTFIQTVRTVAACHMALMVPKGINFYPESNHKIGGNIDIWWIVHDGGLLMLLPFLLKQHRTWRNCKLRIFTVAQIEDNSIQMKKDLKTFLYHLRIEADVEVVEMNNSDISAYTYERTLMMEQRNQMLRALGLNKKENSKVDSQNDEKRNSIDLDGPENADTPETTSNKDESTEKADGDFKSSVKPDEFNVRRMHTAIKLNEVIVEKSQDAQLVIMNLPGPPREVRAERESNYMEFLEVLTEGLEKVLMVRGGGREVITIYS
- the LOC6531927 gene encoding solute carrier family 12 member 4 isoform X6 gives rise to the protein MQSNSAKDDSDEMEIIPSEHNGTVLETKNEDSGDIHRAEENQKSSIDPNLYLYDDDLETRPHISTFISSIANYENTIPAATDPDAKPAAPSARMGTLIGVFLPCIQNIFGVILFIRLTWVVGTAGAVCGFLIVLTCCCVTMLTAISMSAIATNGVVPAGGSYFMISRSLGPEFGGAVGMLFYTGTTLAAAMYIVGAVEIVLTYMAPWASIFGDFTKDADAMYNNFRVYGTLLLIFMGLIVFLGVKFVNKFATVALACVILSIIAVYVGIFDNIHGNEKLYMCVLGKRLLKDIPLENCTKEDSFLRDIYCPDGKCEEYYLANNVTKVKGIKGLASGVFYDNIFPSFLEKGQFISYGKNAIDIENTSGESYNQIMADITTSFTLLIGIFFPSVTGIMAGSNRSGDLADAQKSIPIGTICAILTTSTVYLSSVMFFAGTVDNLLLRDKFGQSIGGKLVVANIAWPNQWVILIGSFLSTLGAGLQSLTGAPRLLQAIARDEIIPFLAPFAKSSKRGEPTRALLLTIVICQCGILLGNVDLLAPLLSMFFLMCYGFVNLACAVQTLLRTPNWRPRFKFYHWSLSLIGLTLCISVMIMTSWYFALIAMGMAIIIYKYIEYRGAEKEWGDGIRGMALTAARYSLLRLEEGPPHTKNWRPQILVLSKLNDNLLPKYRKIFSFATQLKAGKGLTICVSVIKGDHTKITNKAVDAKATLRKYMTDEKVKGFCDVLVSQQIGEGLSSVIQTIGLGGMKPNTVIIGWPYSWRQEGRNSWKTFIQTVRTVAACHMALMVPKGINFYPESNHKIGGNIDIWWIVHDGGLLMLLPFLLKQHRTWRNCKLRIFTVAQIEDNSIQMKKDLKTFLYHLRIEADVEVVEMNNSDISAYTYERTLMMEQRNQMLRALGLNKKENSKVVQTIVDHHYDATKTASKVRFADPTIEETQHHDSQNDEKRNSIDLDGPENADTPETTSNKDESTEKADGDFKSSVKPDEFNVRRMHTAIKLNEVIVEKSQDAQLVIMNLPGPPREVRAERESNYMEFLEVLTEGLEKVLMVRGGGREVITIYS
- the LOC6531927 gene encoding solute carrier family 12 member 6 isoform X2, with amino-acid sequence MPDRFQVTKADEDTALDYNQDESASGKLLGDIHDETLDSGDIHRAEENQKSSIDPNLYLYDDDLETRPHISTFISSIANYENTIPAATDPDAKPAAPSARMGTLIGVFLPCIQNIFGVILFIRLTWVVGTAGAVCGFLIVLTCCCVTMLTAISMSAIATNGVVPAGGSYFMISRSLGPEFGGAVGMLFYTGTTLAAAMYIVGAVEIVLTYMAPWASIFGDFTKDADAMYNNFRVYGTLLLIFMGLIVFLGVKFVNKFATVALACVILSIIAVYVGIFDNIHGNEKLYMCVLGKRLLKDIPLENCTKEDSFLRDIYCPDGKCEEYYLANNVTKVKGIKGLASGVFYDNIFPSFLEKGQFISYGKNAIDIENTSGESYNQIMADITTSFTLLIGIFFPSVTGIMAGSNRSGDLADAQKSIPIGTICAILTTSTVYLSSVMFFAGTVDNLLLRDKFGQSIGGKLVVANIAWPNQWVILIGSFLSTLGAGLQSLTGAPRLLQAIARDEIIPFLAPFAKSSKRGEPTRALLLTIVICQCGILLGNVDLLAPLLSMFFLMCYGFVNLACAVQTLLRTPNWRPRFKFYHWSLSLIGLTLCISVMIMTSWYFALIAMGMAIIIYKYIEYRGAEKEWGDGIRGMALTAARYSLLRLEEGPPHTKNWRPQILVLSKLNDNLLPKYRKIFSFATQLKAGKGLTICVSVIKGDHTKITNKAVDAKATLRKYMTDEKVKGFCDVLVSQQIGEGLSSVIQTIGLGGMKPNTVIIGWPYSWRQEGRNSWKTFIQTVRTVAACHMALMVPKGINFYPESNHKIGGNIDIWWIVHDGGLLMLLPFLLKQHRTWRNCKLRIFTVAQIEDNSIQMKKDLKTFLYHLRIEADVEVVEMNNSDISAYTYERTLMMEQRNQMLRALGLNKKENSKVVQTIMDFKETPSDNKMSLVQTIVDHHYDATKTASKVRFADPTIEETQHHDSQNDEKRNSIDLDGPENADTPETTSNKDESTEKADGDFKSSVKPDEFNVRRMHTAIKLNEVIVEKSQDAQLVIMNLPGPPREVRAERESNYMEFLEVLTEGLEKVLMVRGGGREVITIYS
- the LOC6531927 gene encoding solute carrier family 12 member 4 isoform X3, which codes for MQSNSAKDDSDEMEIIPSEHNGTVLETKNEDSGDIHRAEENQKSSIDPNLYLYDDDLETRPHISTFISSIANYENTIPAATDPDAKPAAPSARMGTLIGVFLPCIQNIFGVILFIRLTWVVGTAGAVCGFLIVLTCCCVTMLTAISMSAIATNGVVPAGGSYFMISRSLGPEFGGAVGMLFYTGTTLAAAMYIVGAVEIVLTYMAPWASIFGDFTKDADAMYNNFRVYGTLLLIFMGLIVFLGVKFVNKFATVALACVILSIIAVYVGIFDNIHGNEKLYMCVLGKRLLKDIPLENCTKEDSFLRDIYCPDGKCEEYYLANNVTKVKGIKGLASGVFYDNIFPSFLEKGQFISYGKNAIDIENTSGESYNQIMADITTSFTLLIGIFFPSVTGIMAGSNRSGDLADAQKSIPIGTICAILTTSTVYLSSVMFFAGTVDNLLLRDKFGQSIGGKLVVANIAWPNQWVILIGSFLSTLGAGLQSLTGAPRLLQAIARDEIIPFLAPFAKSSKRGEPTRALLLTIVICQCGILLGNVDLLAPLLSMFFLMCYGFVNLACAVQTLLRTPNWRPRFKFYHWSLSLIGLTLCISVMIMTSWYFALIAMGMAIIIYKYIEYRGAEKEWGDGIRGMALTAARYSLLRLEEGPPHTKNWRPQILVLSKLNDNLLPKYRKIFSFATQLKAGKGLTICVSVIKGDHTKITNKAVDAKATLRKYMTDEKVKGFCDVLVSQQIGEGLSSVIQTIGLGGMKPNTVIIGWPYSWRQEGRNSWKTFIQTVRTVAACHMALMVPKGINFYPESNHKIGGNIDIWWIVHDGGLLMLLPFLLKQHRTWRNCKLRIFTVAQIEDNSIQMKKDLKTFLYHLRIEADVEVVEMNNSDISAYTYERTLMMEQRNQMLRALGLNKKENSKVVQTIMDFKETPSDNKMSLVQTIVDHHYDATKTASKVRFADPTIEETQHHDSQNDEKRNSIDLDGPENADTPETTSNKDESTEKADGDFKSSVKPDEFNVRRMHTAIKLNEVIVEKSQDAQLVIMNLPGPPREVRAERESNYMEFLEVLTEGLEKVLMVRGGGREVITIYS
- the LOC6531927 gene encoding solute carrier family 12 member 4 isoform X1, which translates into the protein MPDRFQVTKADEDTALDYNQDESASGKLLGDIHDETLGENYGSYDDSGDIHRAEENQKSSIDPNLYLYDDDLETRPHISTFISSIANYENTIPAATDPDAKPAAPSARMGTLIGVFLPCIQNIFGVILFIRLTWVVGTAGAVCGFLIVLTCCCVTMLTAISMSAIATNGVVPAGGSYFMISRSLGPEFGGAVGMLFYTGTTLAAAMYIVGAVEIVLTYMAPWASIFGDFTKDADAMYNNFRVYGTLLLIFMGLIVFLGVKFVNKFATVALACVILSIIAVYVGIFDNIHGNEKLYMCVLGKRLLKDIPLENCTKEDSFLRDIYCPDGKCEEYYLANNVTKVKGIKGLASGVFYDNIFPSFLEKGQFISYGKNAIDIENTSGESYNQIMADITTSFTLLIGIFFPSVTGIMAGSNRSGDLADAQKSIPIGTICAILTTSTVYLSSVMFFAGTVDNLLLRDKFGQSIGGKLVVANIAWPNQWVILIGSFLSTLGAGLQSLTGAPRLLQAIARDEIIPFLAPFAKSSKRGEPTRALLLTIVICQCGILLGNVDLLAPLLSMFFLMCYGFVNLACAVQTLLRTPNWRPRFKFYHWSLSLIGLTLCISVMIMTSWYFALIAMGMAIIIYKYIEYRGAEKEWGDGIRGMALTAARYSLLRLEEGPPHTKNWRPQILVLSKLNDNLLPKYRKIFSFATQLKAGKGLTICVSVIKGDHTKITNKAVDAKATLRKYMTDEKVKGFCDVLVSQQIGEGLSSVIQTIGLGGMKPNTVIIGWPYSWRQEGRNSWKTFIQTVRTVAACHMALMVPKGINFYPESNHKIGGNIDIWWIVHDGGLLMLLPFLLKQHRTWRNCKLRIFTVAQIEDNSIQMKKDLKTFLYHLRIEADVEVVEMNNSDISAYTYERTLMMEQRNQMLRALGLNKKENSKVVQTIMDFKETPSDNKMSLVQTIVDHHYDATKTASKVRFADPTIEETQHHDSQNDEKRNSIDLDGPENADTPETTSNKDESTEKADGDFKSSVKPDEFNVRRMHTAIKLNEVIVEKSQDAQLVIMNLPGPPREVRAERESNYMEFLEVLTEGLEKVLMVRGGGREVITIYS
- the LOC6531927 gene encoding solute carrier family 12 member 4 isoform X4 translates to MPDRFQVTKADEDTALDYNQDESASGKLLGDIHDETLGENYGSYDDSGDIHRAEENQKSSIDPNLYLYDDDLETRPHISTFISSIANYENTIPAATDPDAKPAAPSARMGTLIGVFLPCIQNIFGVILFIRLTWVVGTAGAVCGFLIVLTCCCVTMLTAISMSAIATNGVVPAGGSYFMISRSLGPEFGGAVGMLFYTGTTLAAAMYIVGAVEIVLTYMAPWASIFGDFTKDADAMYNNFRVYGTLLLIFMGLIVFLGVKFVNKFATVALACVILSIIAVYVGIFDNIHGNEKLYMCVLGKRLLKDIPLENCTKEDSFLRDIYCPDGKCEEYYLANNVTKVKGIKGLASGVFYDNIFPSFLEKGQFISYGKNAIDIENTSGESYNQIMADITTSFTLLIGIFFPSVTGIMAGSNRSGDLADAQKSIPIGTICAILTTSTVYLSSVMFFAGTVDNLLLRDKFGQSIGGKLVVANIAWPNQWVILIGSFLSTLGAGLQSLTGAPRLLQAIARDEIIPFLAPFAKSSKRGEPTRALLLTIVICQCGILLGNVDLLAPLLSMFFLMCYGFVNLACAVQTLLRTPNWRPRFKFYHWSLSLIGLTLCISVMIMTSWYFALIAMGMAIIIYKYIEYRGAEKEWGDGIRGMALTAARYSLLRLEEGPPHTKNWRPQILVLSKLNDNLLPKYRKIFSFATQLKAGKGLTICVSVIKGDHTKITNKAVDAKATLRKYMTDEKVKGFCDVLVSQQIGEGLSSVIQTIGLGGMKPNTVIIGWPYSWRQEGRNSWKTFIQTVRTVAACHMALMVPKGINFYPESNHKIGGNIDIWWIVHDGGLLMLLPFLLKQHRTWRNCKLRIFTVAQIEDNSIQMKKDLKTFLYHLRIEADVEVVEMNNSDISAYTYERTLMMEQRNQMLRALGLNKKENSKVVQTIVDHHYDATKTASKVRFADPTIEETQHHDSQNDEKRNSIDLDGPENADTPETTSNKDESTEKADGDFKSSVKPDEFNVRRMHTAIKLNEVIVEKSQDAQLVIMNLPGPPREVRAERESNYMEFLEVLTEGLEKVLMVRGGGREVITIYS